In one window of Pseudomonas putida DNA:
- the gcl gene encoding glyoxylate carboligase — protein MSKMRAIDAAVLVMRREGVETAFGIPGAAINPLYSALKKVGGIDHVLARHVEGASHMAEGYTRANPGNIGVCIGTSGPAGTDMVTGLYSASADSIPILCITGQAPRARLHKEDFQAVDITSIVKPVTKWATTVLEPGQVPYAFQKAFYEMRTGRPGPVLIDLPFDVQMAEIEFDIDAYAPLPVHKPSATRIQAEKALALLNDAERPLLVAGGGIINADASDKLVEFAELTGVPVIPTLMGWGTIPDDHELMVGMVGLQTSHRYGNATLLKSDLVFGIGNRWANRHTGSVDVYTEGRKFVHVDIEPTQIGRVFTPDLGIVSDAGAALDAFLEVAREWKAAGKLKCRKAWLEDCQQRKSSLQRKTHFDNVPVKPQRVYEEMNQVFGKDTCYVSTIGLSQIAGAQFLHVYKPRHWINCGQAGPLGWTIPAALGVVKADPKRKVVALSGDYDFQFMIEELAVGAQFNLPYVHVLVNNAYLGLIRQAQRGFDMDYCVQLAFENINSSEAGSYGVDHVAVVEGLGCKALRVFEPGEIAPALLKAQKMAEEFRVPVVVEVILERVTNISMGTEINAVNEFEDLALVGNDAPTAISLLD, from the coding sequence ATGAGCAAAATGAGAGCAATCGATGCAGCCGTTCTGGTCATGCGCCGTGAAGGCGTAGAGACGGCATTCGGCATTCCCGGGGCTGCCATCAACCCGCTGTACTCGGCCCTGAAGAAAGTCGGCGGCATCGATCACGTCCTCGCTCGCCACGTCGAAGGTGCCTCGCACATGGCCGAGGGCTACACCCGCGCCAACCCAGGCAACATCGGTGTGTGCATCGGCACCTCCGGCCCAGCCGGCACCGACATGGTCACCGGCCTGTACAGCGCCTCGGCCGACTCCATCCCGATCCTGTGCATCACCGGCCAGGCCCCCCGCGCCCGCCTGCACAAGGAAGACTTCCAGGCCGTCGACATCACCAGCATCGTCAAGCCGGTGACCAAGTGGGCCACCACTGTGCTGGAGCCGGGCCAGGTGCCCTACGCCTTCCAGAAAGCCTTCTACGAGATGCGTACCGGCCGACCAGGCCCGGTGCTGATCGACCTGCCGTTCGACGTGCAGATGGCCGAAATCGAATTCGACATCGACGCCTACGCGCCGCTGCCGGTACACAAGCCTTCGGCCACGCGAATCCAGGCCGAGAAAGCCCTGGCCCTGCTCAATGACGCCGAACGTCCGCTGCTGGTCGCAGGTGGCGGCATCATCAATGCCGACGCCAGCGACAAGCTGGTCGAGTTCGCCGAACTGACCGGCGTGCCAGTGATCCCGACCCTGATGGGCTGGGGCACCATCCCTGACGACCACGAACTGATGGTCGGCATGGTCGGCCTGCAGACCTCGCACCGCTATGGCAACGCTACGCTGCTCAAGTCCGACCTGGTGTTCGGCATCGGCAACCGCTGGGCCAACCGCCACACCGGCTCCGTCGATGTCTACACCGAAGGCCGCAAGTTCGTGCATGTCGACATCGAACCGACCCAGATCGGCCGTGTGTTCACCCCTGACCTGGGCATCGTCTCCGACGCCGGCGCTGCGCTGGACGCCTTCCTGGAAGTGGCCCGCGAATGGAAAGCGGCCGGCAAGCTCAAGTGCCGCAAGGCCTGGCTGGAAGATTGCCAGCAGCGCAAGTCGAGCCTGCAGCGCAAGACTCACTTCGACAACGTGCCGGTCAAGCCGCAGCGCGTATACGAAGAAATGAACCAGGTATTCGGCAAGGACACCTGCTACGTCAGCACCATCGGCCTGTCGCAGATTGCCGGCGCGCAGTTCCTCCACGTGTACAAGCCGCGCCACTGGATCAACTGCGGCCAGGCCGGCCCGCTGGGCTGGACCATCCCCGCGGCCCTCGGCGTGGTCAAGGCCGACCCGAAACGCAAGGTGGTGGCGCTGTCGGGTGACTACGACTTCCAGTTCATGATCGAGGAGTTGGCGGTCGGTGCGCAGTTCAACCTGCCCTACGTCCATGTGCTGGTGAACAACGCCTACCTCGGCCTGATCCGCCAGGCCCAGCGTGGCTTCGACATGGATTACTGTGTACAACTGGCGTTCGAGAACATCAACTCCAGCGAAGCCGGCAGCTACGGCGTGGATCACGTCGCCGTGGTCGAGGGCCTGGGCTGCAAGGCGCTGCGCGTGTTCGAGCCGGGCGAAATCGCCCCTGCCCTGCTCAAGGCGCAGAAAATGGCCGAAGAGTTCCGCGTGCCGGTGGTGGTCGAGGTGATTCTCGAGCGCGTCACCAACATTTCCATGGGTACCGAGATCAACGCGGTCAACGAGTTCGAAGACCTCGCGCTGGTCGGCAACGACGCGCCGACTGCCATCTCGCTGCTCGACTGA
- a CDS encoding GlcG/HbpS family heme-binding protein — MNAMTLNVANTLVAAALAAGRKIDAAPLTVAVLDAGGHLLALQREDGASLLRPQVAMGKAWGAVALGKGSRLLALDAQQRPAFFAALNGLGERSVVPAPGGVLIRDQAGKVLGAVGISGDTSDIDEQCAITAIEALGLTADAGVAV; from the coding sequence ATGAACGCAATGACGCTCAACGTCGCCAACACCTTGGTCGCTGCTGCCCTTGCCGCCGGGCGCAAGATCGACGCCGCACCGCTGACGGTGGCGGTGCTGGATGCCGGCGGCCATCTGCTGGCCTTGCAACGCGAGGACGGTGCCAGTCTGTTACGTCCGCAGGTGGCCATGGGCAAAGCCTGGGGGGCTGTGGCCCTGGGCAAGGGGTCACGCCTGCTGGCGCTGGATGCACAGCAGCGACCGGCGTTTTTCGCGGCGTTGAACGGCTTGGGCGAGCGGTCGGTGGTCCCCGCGCCAGGTGGGGTGCTGATCCGTGATCAGGCGGGGAAAGTGCTGGGTGCGGTGGGGATCAGCGGGGACACGTCGGACATCGACGAGCAGTGCGCAATCACTGCCATCGAGGCGCTCGGGCTTACGGCTGATGCTGGGGTAGCTGTCTGA
- the hyi gene encoding hydroxypyruvate isomerase: protein MPRFAANLSMLFTEQDFLARFKAAADAGFSGVEYLFPYDFSASEIKQQLDAHGLTQVLFNLPAGDWAKGERGITCHPDRIEEFRAGVDKAIEYAKVLGNKQVNALAGIRPQGLQCAEVRKTFVDNLKYAADKLEAAGIRLVMEMINTRDIPGFYLNTTAQALEIQAEVGSANLFLQYDIYHMQIMEGDLARTLETHLKQINHIQLADNPGRHEPGTGEINYRFLFEHLDRIGYQGWVGAEYKPKTTTEAGLAWLKTHNAI, encoded by the coding sequence ATGCCTCGCTTCGCTGCCAACCTGTCCATGCTGTTCACCGAACAGGACTTCCTCGCCCGCTTCAAAGCCGCTGCCGACGCGGGCTTCAGCGGTGTCGAATACCTCTTCCCGTACGACTTCAGCGCCAGCGAGATCAAGCAGCAGCTCGATGCCCACGGCCTGACCCAGGTGCTGTTCAATCTGCCTGCAGGCGACTGGGCCAAAGGTGAACGCGGCATCACCTGCCACCCTGATCGCATCGAAGAGTTCCGCGCCGGCGTCGACAAGGCCATCGAATACGCCAAGGTGCTGGGCAACAAGCAGGTCAACGCCCTGGCCGGCATCCGCCCACAAGGCCTGCAGTGCGCCGAGGTGCGCAAGACCTTCGTCGACAACCTCAAGTACGCCGCCGACAAGCTCGAAGCCGCCGGGATCCGCTTGGTCATGGAGATGATCAACACCCGCGACATCCCAGGCTTCTACCTGAACACCACCGCCCAGGCCCTGGAGATCCAGGCCGAGGTGGGCAGCGCCAACCTGTTCCTGCAGTACGACATCTACCACATGCAGATCATGGAGGGTGACCTGGCGCGGACCCTGGAAACCCACCTCAAGCAGATCAACCACATCCAGCTCGCCGACAACCCCGGCCGTCACGAGCCGGGCACTGGCGAGATCAACTACCGCTTCCTGTTCGAGCACCTGGACCGCATCGGTTACCAGGGCTGGGTGGGTGCGGAGTACAAGCCCAAGACCACTACCGAGGCCGGGCTCGCCTGGCTGAAAACCCATAACGCGATCTAA
- a CDS encoding TetR/AcrR family transcriptional regulator, protein MSTIRERNKELILRAASEEFADKGFAATKTSDIAAKAGLPKPNVYYYFKSKENLYREVLESIIAPIMQASTPFNADGDPKEVLSGYIRSKIRISRDLPHASKVFASEIMHGAPHLSPGQVEQLNEQARHNIECIQRWIERGQIAPVDPHHLMFSIWAATQTYADFDWQIAVVTGKAKLADSDYDAAAETIIRLVLKGCEPEAA, encoded by the coding sequence ATGAGCACGATTCGCGAGCGCAACAAGGAACTGATCCTGCGCGCGGCCAGCGAGGAATTCGCCGACAAAGGCTTCGCCGCCACCAAGACCAGCGATATCGCTGCCAAGGCCGGGCTCCCCAAGCCGAACGTCTACTACTACTTCAAGTCGAAAGAGAACCTCTACCGCGAGGTGCTCGAGAGCATCATCGCGCCGATCATGCAGGCGTCCACGCCGTTCAACGCCGATGGCGATCCCAAAGAAGTGCTCAGCGGCTACATCCGCTCGAAGATCCGCATCTCCCGCGACCTGCCGCATGCCTCCAAGGTGTTCGCCAGCGAGATCATGCACGGCGCCCCGCACCTCTCGCCTGGGCAGGTCGAGCAGCTCAACGAGCAGGCGCGTCACAACATCGAGTGCATCCAGCGCTGGATCGAACGCGGCCAGATCGCCCCGGTCGATCCACATCACCTGATGTTCAGCATCTGGGCGGCGACGCAAACCTACGCCGACTTCGATTGGCAGATTGCCGTGGTGACCGGCAAGGCCAAGCTCGCCGACAGCGATTACGACGCCGCCGCCGAAACCATCATCCGCCTGGTTCTCAAAGGGTGTGAGCCCGAGGCGGCCTGA
- a CDS encoding nucleobase:cation symporter-2 family protein, which translates to MSESPKAYIPVAPPRQPLPLFQLILVGLQHVLLMYGGAIAVPLIIGQAAGLSREEVAFLINADLLVAGVATIIQSFGIGPVGIRMPVMMGASFAAVGSMVAMAGMPGVGLQGIFGATIAAGFFGMLIAPFMSKVVRFFPPLVTGTVITSIGLSLFPVAVNWAGGGQQAETFGSPIYLMVAGLVLAVILLINRFMRGFWVNVSVLVGMGLGYVLAGSIGMVNLSGLNEAPWLQVVTPLHFGMPTFSLAPILSMCLVVVIIFVESTGMFLALGKVTDREVTPGMLRRGLLCDAGASFVAGFFNTFTHSSFAQNIGLVQMTGVRCRYVTVVAGALLILLSLLPKAAFLIASIPPAVLGGASIAMFGMVTATGIKILQEADISDRRNQLLVAVSVGFGLIPVVRPEFFAQMPQWMEPITHSGIAMATLSALILNVLFNILGGAERATHNEACHPH; encoded by the coding sequence ATGTCCGAGTCACCCAAGGCGTACATCCCCGTTGCGCCGCCACGACAGCCCCTGCCCCTGTTCCAGCTGATCCTGGTGGGCCTGCAACATGTCCTGCTGATGTACGGCGGCGCCATCGCCGTGCCGCTGATCATCGGCCAGGCCGCCGGGCTGTCCCGTGAAGAAGTCGCCTTCCTGATCAACGCCGACCTGCTCGTGGCCGGTGTCGCTACCATCATCCAGTCGTTCGGCATCGGCCCGGTGGGCATCCGCATGCCGGTGATGATGGGCGCAAGCTTCGCCGCCGTCGGCAGCATGGTGGCCATGGCCGGCATGCCCGGTGTGGGTTTGCAGGGGATCTTTGGCGCGACCATCGCCGCCGGGTTCTTCGGCATGCTGATCGCGCCGTTCATGTCCAAGGTGGTGCGCTTCTTCCCGCCGCTGGTCACAGGTACCGTGATCACCTCCATCGGCCTGTCGCTGTTCCCGGTCGCGGTCAACTGGGCCGGCGGCGGGCAACAGGCGGAAACCTTCGGCTCGCCGATCTACCTGATGGTCGCAGGCCTGGTGCTGGCCGTGATCCTGCTGATCAATCGCTTCATGCGTGGCTTCTGGGTCAACGTGTCGGTGCTGGTGGGCATGGGCCTGGGTTATGTGCTGGCCGGTTCCATCGGTATGGTCAACCTGTCGGGCCTGAACGAAGCGCCTTGGCTGCAGGTGGTCACGCCACTGCACTTCGGCATGCCGACCTTCAGCCTCGCGCCGATCCTGTCGATGTGCCTGGTGGTGGTGATCATCTTCGTCGAGTCCACCGGCATGTTCCTGGCCCTGGGCAAGGTGACCGACCGCGAGGTGACACCCGGCATGCTGCGTCGCGGCCTGCTGTGCGATGCCGGCGCCTCGTTCGTGGCCGGTTTCTTCAACACCTTCACCCATTCCTCCTTCGCCCAGAACATCGGCCTGGTGCAGATGACCGGGGTGCGCTGCCGCTATGTCACGGTGGTCGCGGGCGCGCTGCTGATCCTGCTCAGCCTGCTGCCCAAGGCGGCCTTCCTGATCGCCTCGATCCCGCCTGCGGTACTGGGCGGCGCGTCCATTGCCATGTTCGGGATGGTCACCGCCACCGGCATCAAGATCCTCCAGGAGGCCGACATCAGTGATCGGCGCAACCAGTTGCTGGTCGCAGTCAGCGTCGGCTTCGGGCTGATCCCGGTGGTGCGTCCGGAGTTCTTCGCGCAGATGCCCCAGTGGATGGAGCCCATCACCCACAGCGGCATCGCCATGGCCACGCTCAGCGCCCTGATACTGAACGTGCTGTTCAACATCCTCGGGGGCGCCGAACGCGCGACCCACAACGAGGCCTGTCACCCGCACTGA
- a CDS encoding DUF808 domain-containing protein, producing MAGSSLLVLIDDIATVLDDVSLMTKVAAKKTAGVLGDDLALNAQQVTGVRAEREIPVVWAVAKGSLLNKAILVPAALLISAFIPWAVTPLLMLGGAYLCFEGFEKLAHKFLHSKEEDQAQHTARKEAVADANVDLVAFEKNKIKGAVRTDFILSAEIIAITLGTVADAPLSQQIIVLSGIAVVMTLGVYGLVAGIVKLDDLGLWLTRKGSSLAQAVGNGILRAAPYMMKSLSVIGTAAMFLVGGGILVHGIAPLYHAIEAFADGRGGALTGALINGVLGVVAGAVVLAVVSVAGKLWRMLRPAA from the coding sequence ATGGCAGGAAGCAGCTTACTGGTGTTGATCGACGACATCGCCACGGTGCTGGACGATGTTTCGCTGATGACCAAGGTCGCGGCGAAGAAGACCGCAGGCGTGCTGGGCGATGACCTGGCGCTCAACGCCCAGCAGGTGACCGGGGTACGGGCCGAGCGGGAGATCCCGGTGGTCTGGGCGGTGGCCAAGGGCTCGCTGCTGAACAAGGCGATCCTGGTGCCGGCTGCCCTGTTAATCAGTGCATTCATCCCCTGGGCGGTCACGCCGTTGCTGATGCTTGGGGGCGCCTACCTGTGCTTCGAGGGCTTCGAGAAGCTGGCGCACAAGTTCCTGCACAGCAAGGAGGAGGATCAGGCGCAGCACACGGCACGCAAGGAGGCCGTGGCCGATGCGAATGTCGACTTGGTCGCCTTCGAGAAGAACAAGATCAAGGGCGCAGTGCGCACGGACTTCATCCTCTCCGCCGAAATCATCGCCATCACCCTCGGTACGGTGGCCGATGCGCCGCTGAGCCAGCAGATCATCGTGCTGTCAGGCATTGCCGTGGTCATGACATTGGGTGTGTACGGGCTGGTGGCCGGAATCGTCAAGCTCGATGACCTGGGGCTGTGGCTGACCCGCAAGGGCTCGAGCCTGGCACAAGCGGTCGGTAATGGCATCCTGCGTGCGGCCCCCTACATGATGAAGAGTCTGTCGGTGATCGGCACCGCGGCCATGTTCCTGGTCGGTGGCGGCATTCTCGTGCATGGCATCGCGCCGCTGTACCATGCCATCGAGGCTTTTGCCGACGGACGTGGCGGAGCGCTGACCGGGGCGTTGATCAACGGCGTGCTGGGAGTGGTAGCCGGGGCGGTGGTGCTGGCGGTGGTAAGTGTGGCTGGCAAGTTGTGGCGGATGCTGCGGCCAGCAGCGTGA
- a CDS encoding 2-hydroxy-3-oxopropionate reductase, with amino-acid sequence MAKIGFIGTGIMGKPMAQNLQKAGHSLFVSTHHDAAPADLVAAGAVALANPKEVAQEAEFIIVMVPDTPQVESVLFGENGVGEGVGPNKVVIDMSSISPTATKAFAEKIKATGATYLDAPVSGGEVGAKAATLSIMVGGCPKAFERALPLFEAMGKNITRVGGNGDGQTAKVANQIIVALNIQAVSEALLFAAKNGADPAKVREALMGGFASSKILEVHAERMIKGTFDPGFRISLHQKDLNLALQGAKELGINLPNTSNAQQVFNTCAALGGSNWDHSALIKGLEHMANFSIRDDQ; translated from the coding sequence ATGGCTAAAATCGGTTTCATCGGCACCGGCATCATGGGCAAGCCCATGGCCCAGAACCTGCAGAAAGCAGGTCACAGCCTGTTCGTCTCCACCCACCACGACGCCGCTCCTGCCGACCTGGTCGCCGCAGGTGCCGTGGCCCTGGCCAACCCTAAAGAGGTGGCGCAGGAAGCCGAATTCATCATCGTGATGGTGCCCGACACCCCGCAGGTCGAGAGCGTGCTGTTCGGTGAAAATGGCGTCGGTGAAGGCGTCGGCCCGAACAAGGTGGTGATCGACATGAGCTCGATCTCCCCCACCGCGACCAAGGCCTTCGCCGAGAAAATCAAGGCAACTGGCGCCACCTACCTGGACGCCCCGGTATCCGGCGGTGAAGTCGGCGCCAAGGCCGCAACCCTGAGCATCATGGTCGGCGGCTGCCCGAAAGCCTTCGAGCGCGCCCTGCCGCTGTTCGAAGCCATGGGCAAGAACATCACGCGCGTCGGTGGCAATGGCGATGGCCAGACCGCGAAGGTGGCCAACCAGATCATCGTCGCCCTGAACATCCAGGCCGTCAGCGAAGCGCTGCTGTTCGCCGCCAAGAACGGCGCCGACCCGGCCAAGGTGCGCGAAGCGCTGATGGGCGGTTTCGCCTCCTCGAAGATCCTCGAAGTCCATGCCGAGCGCATGATCAAGGGCACCTTCGACCCGGGCTTCCGTATCAGCCTGCACCAGAAAGACCTCAACCTGGCCCTGCAGGGTGCCAAGGAGCTGGGCATTAACCTGCCCAACACCTCCAATGCCCAGCAGGTGTTCAACACCTGCGCGGCCCTGGGTGGCAGCAACTGGGACCACTCGGCACTGATCAAGGGGCTGGAGCACATGGCCAACTTCTCGATTCGTGACGACCAGTAA
- a CDS encoding outer membrane protein OmpK: MKRTTSSLLLGSSLLATLPAFAGDWLQWHGESLTYLYGKDFKVNPDIQQTITFEHANKWKYGDTFLFIDKIFYNGKTDASKGVNTYYGEFSPRLSFGKILDRKLAFGPVKDVLLAMTYERGEGLNAAYLIGPGFDLDIPGFNYFYLNIYLRNTEGSRPGDNVWQFTPGWSYTIPLGRSDLLIDGYMDWVTDNDQTRRGTYHANLHFNPQVKYDLGKALNLGAKQLYVGFEYSYWKDKYGIDSRGNLQSNQSVASALVKVHF; the protein is encoded by the coding sequence ATGAAGCGCACCACCTCGTCCCTGCTGCTGGGCAGCAGCCTGCTGGCCACCCTCCCCGCGTTCGCGGGCGACTGGCTGCAATGGCACGGCGAAAGCCTGACCTACCTCTACGGCAAGGATTTCAAGGTCAACCCGGACATCCAGCAGACCATCACCTTCGAGCACGCCAACAAGTGGAAGTACGGTGACACCTTCCTGTTCATCGACAAGATCTTCTACAACGGCAAGACCGACGCCAGCAAAGGCGTGAACACCTACTACGGCGAGTTCAGCCCGCGCCTGTCGTTCGGCAAGATCCTCGACCGCAAGCTGGCCTTCGGCCCGGTCAAGGACGTGCTGCTGGCCATGACCTACGAGCGTGGCGAAGGGTTGAACGCCGCCTACCTGATCGGCCCCGGGTTCGACCTGGACATCCCTGGCTTCAACTATTTCTACCTCAACATCTACCTGCGCAACACCGAGGGCAGTCGCCCCGGCGACAACGTCTGGCAGTTCACTCCCGGCTGGTCGTACACCATTCCCCTGGGCCGCTCCGACCTTCTGATCGACGGCTACATGGACTGGGTGACCGACAACGACCAGACCCGCCGCGGCACCTACCACGCCAACCTGCACTTCAACCCGCAGGTCAAGTACGACCTGGGCAAGGCCCTCAACCTGGGCGCCAAGCAGTTGTATGTCGGGTTCGAGTACAGCTACTGGAAGGACAAGTACGGCATCGACAGCCGCGGCAATCTGCAGAGCAACCAGAGCGTGGCCAGTGCGCTGGTCAAGGTGCACTTCTAA
- a CDS encoding glycerate kinase type-2 family protein: MSVDPQKLLRELFDTAIAAAHPRQVLEPHLPADRSGRVIVIGAGKAAAAMAEVVEKSWQGEVSGLVVTRYGHGANCQKIEVVEAAHPVPDAAGLAVAKRVLQLVSNLDEDDRVIFLLSGGGSALLALPAEGLTLADKQQINKALLKSGATIGEMNCVRKHLSAIKGGRLAKACWPATVYTYAISDVPGDLATVIASGPTVADPSTSADALAILKRYDIEAPKAVIDWLNNPASETVKADDPALARSHFTLIAKPQQSLEAAAVKARQAGFSPLILGDLEGESREVAKVHAGITRQIVLHGQPLKAPCVILSGGETTVTVRGNGRGGRNAEFLLSLTESLKGLPGVYALAGDTDGIDGSEENAGALMTPDSFSRAQALGLSASDELDNNNGYGYFAALDALIVTEPTRTNVNDFRAILILETSQS, encoded by the coding sequence ATGTCGGTCGATCCACAGAAACTCCTGCGCGAGCTGTTCGACACAGCCATCGCCGCCGCCCATCCCCGTCAGGTCCTCGAACCTCACCTGCCCGCCGATCGCAGCGGCCGGGTCATCGTCATCGGCGCTGGCAAGGCCGCCGCCGCCATGGCCGAAGTGGTCGAGAAGAGCTGGCAGGGCGAAGTCTCGGGCCTGGTCGTGACCCGCTACGGCCATGGCGCCAATTGCCAGAAGATCGAGGTGGTCGAAGCCGCCCACCCGGTCCCCGACGCCGCCGGCCTTGCGGTTGCCAAGCGCGTGCTGCAACTGGTCAGCAACCTCGATGAAGACGACCGCGTCATCTTCCTGCTCTCCGGCGGCGGCTCGGCCCTGCTGGCACTGCCCGCCGAGGGCCTCACGCTGGCCGACAAGCAGCAGATCAACAAGGCGCTGCTCAAGTCCGGCGCCACCATCGGCGAGATGAACTGCGTGCGCAAGCACCTCTCGGCGATCAAGGGCGGACGCCTGGCCAAGGCCTGCTGGCCCGCCACCGTCTATACCTACGCCATTTCCGATGTGCCGGGCGATCTGGCTACCGTCATCGCCTCCGGCCCCACCGTGGCCGACCCGAGCACCTCGGCCGATGCCCTGGCGATCCTCAAGCGCTACGACATCGAGGCGCCCAAGGCGGTCATCGACTGGCTGAACAACCCGGCATCGGAAACCGTCAAGGCCGATGACCCGGCCCTGGCGCGCAGCCACTTCACACTGATCGCCAAACCCCAGCAATCGCTCGAGGCTGCCGCGGTGAAAGCCCGCCAGGCCGGTTTCAGCCCACTGATCCTGGGGGATCTGGAAGGTGAATCGCGCGAAGTGGCCAAGGTGCACGCCGGCATCACCCGGCAGATCGTCCTGCATGGCCAGCCGCTGAAGGCCCCTTGCGTGATCCTGTCCGGCGGCGAGACCACCGTCACCGTGCGCGGCAATGGCCGTGGCGGGCGCAACGCCGAGTTCCTGCTCAGCCTCACCGAAAGCCTCAAGGGCCTGCCTGGCGTGTACGCACTGGCCGGCGACACCGACGGCATCGACGGCTCCGAAGAAAACGCCGGTGCCCTGATGACCCCGGACAGCTTCAGCCGCGCACAGGCCCTGGGCCTGTCGGCCAGTGACGAGCTGGACAACAACAACGGCTATGGCTACTTCGCCGCGCTCGATGCCTTGATCGTCACCGAGCCAACCCGCACCAACGTCAACGACTTCCGCGCCATCCTGATCCTCGAGACCTCGCAATCATGA
- a CDS encoding outer membrane protein OmpK, which translates to MRIINSLILAGGLLACGTSFADDLLQWQTNSLTYLWGKNFKVNPETQQTVTFEHADAWKYGDNFIFVDKIFYQGKKDANNGPNTYYGEISPRLSFGKIFDQKLEFGPVKDVLLAMTYEFGEGDTESYLIGPGFDLAIPGFDYFQLNFYHRTTDGSRPGDHVWQITPVWSYTIPVGSSDVLIDGFMDWVVDNDENSRGSYHANLHFNPQVKYDLGKALHLGEKQLYVGIEYDYWSDKYGIKDSDAFTTDQNTMSFLVKVHF; encoded by the coding sequence ATGCGCATCATCAACAGCCTGATCCTCGCCGGCGGCCTGCTCGCCTGCGGCACCAGCTTCGCCGACGACCTGCTGCAGTGGCAGACCAACAGCCTGACCTACCTCTGGGGCAAGAACTTCAAGGTCAACCCCGAGACCCAGCAGACCGTCACCTTCGAGCACGCCGATGCCTGGAAGTACGGCGACAACTTCATCTTCGTCGACAAGATCTTCTACCAGGGCAAGAAAGACGCGAACAACGGCCCGAACACCTACTACGGCGAGATCAGCCCGCGCCTGTCGTTCGGCAAGATCTTCGACCAGAAGCTGGAGTTCGGCCCGGTCAAGGATGTGCTGCTGGCCATGACCTACGAGTTCGGCGAGGGTGATACCGAGTCCTACCTGATCGGCCCTGGCTTCGACCTGGCGATTCCTGGCTTCGACTATTTCCAGCTGAACTTCTACCACCGCACCACCGATGGCAGCCGCCCGGGTGATCATGTCTGGCAGATCACTCCAGTGTGGTCCTACACCATTCCCGTGGGCTCATCGGATGTGCTGATCGACGGCTTCATGGACTGGGTGGTGGACAACGACGAGAACAGCCGTGGCAGCTACCACGCCAACCTGCACTTCAACCCGCAGGTCAAATATGACCTGGGCAAGGCATTGCACCTGGGTGAGAAGCAGTTGTACGTCGGTATCGAGTACGACTACTGGAGCGACAAGTACGGGATCAAGGACAGCGATGCCTTCACCACTGACCAGAACACCATGAGTTTCCTGGTCAAGGTGCACTTCTGA